DNA sequence from the Epinephelus moara isolate mb chromosome 3, YSFRI_EMoa_1.0, whole genome shotgun sequence genome:
GTAAAACTGTTTGAATGGATTTGGACTTTTGAGCAtctgcaaaataaatgtaatttagagttttaaaaaatagttCATTTTAGTTATATGATATATCCATTAACTTAACTGTGTGTCAATGTTTACTTCTTAGTACCACATACCAGTAGTAATGGATGataaagtagtagtagtagtgatgGTATATTCTGTTGGGAACACTTGTCTCCAGAGCAAatattccatttttattttacagttaggAGAAAGGCAGACAGCTCTCCAACTGCTCCTCTTCCTGGAATGACACACACCTTTATGACTCCTTCCAGACGTTATTTACTGGCTAGTCAGGCTCCTCCTGCTCAAAGTCTAGTCAGCTCAGACATTAGTTGTTCCCTCCCCTTTCACAGATCTGCCAGTTAGAAGATGGGTGTAAACACCATGTGATCAAATGTAAGAGCTGAAAGCCAATACACTGCAGATCAGTGAATAAACATCAGGGAAATGAGCTGAGCCTTTATAGAAAGTGAAACTTACTGACATTCACTGTCGTCTAGAGGAGAAATGGCGCAGCAAGTGTTTTTAGATCGAGAAAACCTGAGCTGTTCAATCTGTCTGGATCTACTGAAGGATCCGGTGACTATTCCCTGTGGACACAGCTACTGCATGAGCTGTATTAAAGACTGCTGGGATGAGGAGaatgagaagaagaaagcaCACAGCTGCCCTCAGTGCAGGCAGAGCTTCACACTGAGGCCTGACCTGGTGAAAAACACCATGTTAGCAGAGTTAGTGGAGAAACTGAAGAAAGTTGGACTTCATGCTGTTTCACCTGATCAGTCCTTTGCAGGACCTGAAGACGTGGCCTGTGATTTCTGCTCTGGGATAAAGGTAAAAGCCTTCAAGTCCTGTCTGGTGTGTATGGCCTCTTACTGTGAGCAACACCTGCAGCCTCACTACAATGTAGCTCCGTTAAAGAAACACAAGCTGGTTGAAGCCACTTCAGAGCTGGAGGAGAACATCTGCTCTCACCACGACGAGGTGATGAAGATCTTCTGCCGCACTGATCAGCAGTGTATCTGTTATCTCTGCCTCATGGATGATCATAAAGGCCATGACACAgtctcagctgcagcagagagggcTGAGAGGCAGACGGAGCTCGGGGTGAGTCGCCAAAGAATCCAACAGAGAGTCCAGGACAGAGAAAAAGATGTCAAGGTGCTTCAGCAGAGGGTGGAGGCTATCAATCTCTCTGCTGATGAAGCTGTGAAGGACAGTGAGAAGATCTTCACTGATTTGATCCGTCTCATTGAGAAAAGGAGCTCTGAGGTGAAGCAGCAGATCAGATCCCAGCAGAAAACTCAAGTGAGTCGAGCTAAAAAACTTGAGgagaagctgcagcaggagatCACTGAGCTGCAGAGGAAAGACACTGAGCTGGAGAAGCTCTCACGCACAGAGGATCACCTGCATTTCCTAAACAACTACCCCTCACTGTCACGTCTGAGAAAGTCTAAAGACTTACCCAGCATGGTTAAGTCTCTGCGCTCTTTTAAGGATGTGACAGCAGCGGTGTCAAAGGCCAGAGATAAACTGCAGGCTGTTCTGAGTGAGGAGTGGACAAAGATCTCACTGGCAGTGACTGAAGAGGATGTTTTACTGCCTCAAGCAGAGCCCAGAACCAGAGCTGAATTTATGAAATATTCACATCAAATCACACTGGATCcaaatacagcacacacacttttgtcactgagtgacagtaacagaaaagcaacattaacaGCAGGACGCAAGTTTGATTCGGTTAGATTTCTTGAAAGTTGGCAGGTCCTGAGTAGAGAGGGTCTGACTGGACGTTGTTACTGGGAGGTGAAGTGGAGCGGGAGAGTTTTCATAACAGTTGCATACAAGGATATTAGCAGAACAGGGACTGTGTATGAATGTGGATTTGGATATAATGACAAATCCTGGTCATTAGAATGTAACAGTGATAGTTATGAATTCAGGCATAACAACATTGTTACTTCCATCTCAGGCCCTCAGTCCTCCACAATAGGAGTGTATCTGGATCACAGGGCAGGTACTCTGTCTTACTACAGCGTCTCTGAAACCATGACTCTCCTCCACAGAGTCCAGACCACGTTCACTCAGCCTCTCTATGCTGGATTTTGGCTTCCATATACTGCTGGAAGCACAGCTGAGTTGTGTGAGCTCAAGTAGACAGGAGTTTAA
Encoded proteins:
- the LOC126388393 gene encoding tripartite motif-containing protein 16-like; the protein is MAQQVFLDRENLSCSICLDLLKDPVTIPCGHSYCMSCIKDCWDEENEKKKAHSCPQCRQSFTLRPDLVKNTMLAELVEKLKKVGLHAVSPDQSFAGPEDVACDFCSGIKVKAFKSCLVCMASYCEQHLQPHYNVAPLKKHKLVEATSELEENICSHHDEVMKIFCRTDQQCICYLCLMDDHKGHDTVSAAAERAERQTELGVSRQRIQQRVQDREKDVKVLQQRVEAINLSADEAVKDSEKIFTDLIRLIEKRSSEVKQQIRSQQKTQVSRAKKLEEKLQQEITELQRKDTELEKLSRTEDHLHFLNNYPSLSRLRKSKDLPSMVKSLRSFKDVTAAVSKARDKLQAVLSEEWTKISLAVTEEDVLLPQAEPRTRAEFMKYSHQITLDPNTAHTLLSLSDSNRKATLTAGRKFDSVRFLESWQVLSREGLTGRCYWEVKWSGRVFITVAYKDISRTGTVYECGFGYNDKSWSLECNSDSYEFRHNNIVTSISGPQSSTIGVYLDHRAGTLSYYSVSETMTLLHRVQTTFTQPLYAGFWLPYTAGSTAELCELK